From the genome of Bifidobacterium asteroides, one region includes:
- a CDS encoding Crp/Fnr family transcriptional regulator produces MAVHKPNEIPDDGNALRQTALFKQVPRQDADQLLDTMHESTYAKGSTIFRQGDTDHRMYLLEEGRVKLVRQSPDRRIQLLSIHGRGEILGEIPVFDPSGGPRTASAVVMVNKTKVAALDHDALFDWLNQHPKVAVDMLQVLAHRLRTDNERISDLVFLDVPARLAKTLLDLATRFGEPFEQGLMVPYDLTQEELAQLVGASRETVNKALMDFSNRGWISRKGRTIIIFQPGPLIRRSRM; encoded by the coding sequence ATGGCGGTTCACAAGCCCAACGAGATTCCCGATGACGGGAACGCCCTCAGGCAGACCGCCCTATTCAAACAAGTTCCCAGGCAGGATGCCGACCAGCTTTTGGACACCATGCACGAGTCCACTTACGCCAAGGGGTCCACGATCTTTCGACAGGGCGACACAGACCACCGCATGTATCTGCTGGAGGAGGGCCGGGTCAAGCTGGTCCGGCAGTCGCCCGACCGCCGCATCCAGCTGCTCAGCATCCACGGACGCGGGGAGATCCTGGGCGAGATTCCCGTCTTTGACCCTTCAGGCGGGCCTCGTACCGCATCGGCCGTGGTCATGGTCAACAAGACCAAGGTGGCTGCCCTGGACCATGACGCCCTCTTTGACTGGCTCAACCAGCATCCCAAGGTGGCTGTGGACATGCTTCAGGTGCTGGCCCACCGCCTGCGGACCGACAACGAGCGCATCTCCGACCTGGTCTTCCTGGACGTGCCGGCCCGCCTGGCCAAGACCCTGCTGGATCTGGCCACACGCTTCGGCGAACCCTTCGAGCAGGGGTTGATGGTTCCTTATGACCTGACTCAGGAGGAGCTGGCCCAGCTGGTAGGTGCCTCGCGCGAGACCGTCAACAAGGCCCTGATGGACTTCTCCAACCGGGGATGGATCTCTCGCAAGGGCCGCACCATCATCATTTTCCAGCCCGGGCCGCTGATTCGACGCTCACGCATGTGA
- a CDS encoding S9 family peptidase — protein sequence MSFSAVNPAPPRAERRPADRCFHGDRFEDPYEWMRNREDPATKAYVRDQNRYCQERLAGQEGLRATLLKEFTDRVQQTDMSVPTRMHGYWYFSRTLKGQEYGVQCRLPVRDQHDWDPPAVQADAAPGSMPGEEVIFDANAEAKGHDFFSLGCLDLSADGRWMLYGLDTRGNERYDLRIRDLCQGRDLPDRIDQVSSGAVLTPDGHWVFYTGLDKAWRPDTVWRHKVGTSADQDVMVYQEDDERFWVGLGLSYDESAVLIATGSKITSEVLMLDLKDPQGEFVPLIPRKEGIEYDISLARFENAGPAGEDLPVAVVYHNVKNPNFEVDLIDLRSHRPPFRLGEGVRLAQGSPYGCERSGDLASLPPEKPYRDPGNPAILQGARGLGIEGLGIHRSFVVLTYRADSMPHIAVIAKDQALEDLRAGRPWRFREVLPDQARDGIDRLYSIGPTDNPSYKAPGLRYIRGSYGTPAELRELDPVRGVDRLLKRARVLGDFRPERYAERRILVRVRDGALVPVSLVWRRGMHPALDACGRTGLDDTVIQAPDHPERRPWPDQDQDKPSPMFITGYGAYEISQDPGFSTGRLSLLDRGVLYAVPHVRGGGEMGRAWYEQGRRLHKVNTFLDFIDVTAALQAQGWADPRHTVANGGSAGGLLMGAVANMAPQLYAGIEADVPFVDALTSILDPNLPLTVTEWDEWGDPLHDQQVYRYMRSYSPYENVPDADSRLRLFNSDHFPAILATTSMNDTRVLYVEPLKWVARLQEPQVGADALIRIEAQAGHGGISGRYRQWEELAFENAWCLSIMVPESR from the coding sequence ATGAGTTTTTCGGCCGTCAACCCCGCCCCTCCTCGTGCGGAACGCCGTCCTGCTGATCGATGCTTTCATGGGGATCGCTTCGAGGATCCTTACGAGTGGATGCGCAACCGGGAGGATCCTGCCACCAAGGCCTACGTGCGCGACCAGAATCGCTACTGCCAGGAACGGCTTGCCGGCCAGGAGGGTTTGCGGGCCACCCTGCTTAAGGAGTTCACCGACCGGGTACAGCAGACCGACATGTCGGTACCCACTCGGATGCATGGTTATTGGTACTTCTCCCGGACGCTCAAGGGCCAGGAGTATGGGGTGCAGTGCCGCCTGCCGGTGCGCGACCAGCATGACTGGGACCCTCCTGCCGTCCAGGCCGATGCAGCACCTGGATCCATGCCTGGCGAGGAGGTCATCTTCGACGCCAATGCCGAGGCCAAGGGGCATGACTTTTTCTCTCTAGGATGTCTGGACCTGAGCGCCGACGGCCGTTGGATGCTCTATGGACTGGACACCAGGGGCAATGAGCGCTACGACCTGCGCATTCGTGATCTATGTCAAGGCCGAGACCTACCTGATCGAATCGACCAGGTCTCCTCAGGGGCAGTGCTGACCCCCGACGGCCACTGGGTCTTCTACACCGGCCTGGACAAGGCCTGGCGTCCGGACACGGTTTGGCGGCATAAGGTGGGCACTTCGGCCGATCAGGATGTCATGGTCTATCAGGAGGATGATGAGCGCTTCTGGGTGGGGCTGGGCCTGAGTTACGACGAATCCGCCGTGCTGATTGCCACCGGGTCCAAGATCACCAGCGAGGTGCTCATGCTGGACCTGAAGGATCCGCAGGGCGAATTTGTGCCCCTGATCCCCCGCAAGGAGGGAATCGAGTACGACATCAGCCTGGCCCGGTTCGAAAATGCCGGTCCCGCGGGGGAGGACCTGCCGGTGGCTGTGGTCTATCACAATGTGAAAAACCCCAACTTTGAGGTGGATCTTATCGATCTGCGCAGCCATCGTCCGCCATTTCGGCTGGGAGAAGGGGTGCGGCTGGCCCAGGGCAGCCCCTATGGCTGCGAGCGCTCCGGAGACCTAGCCTCCCTGCCGCCAGAGAAGCCCTATCGGGATCCAGGCAATCCGGCCATCCTCCAAGGCGCTCGCGGGCTAGGCATCGAGGGGCTGGGCATCCACCGCAGCTTCGTGGTCCTGACCTACCGGGCCGACAGCATGCCCCACATAGCCGTTATCGCCAAGGACCAGGCGCTGGAGGATCTGCGGGCGGGCCGACCCTGGCGCTTCCGCGAGGTTCTGCCCGACCAGGCCAGGGACGGCATCGACCGTCTCTACAGCATAGGACCCACGGACAATCCCTCCTACAAGGCTCCTGGGCTGCGCTACATCCGGGGCAGCTATGGGACCCCCGCCGAGCTGCGGGAGCTGGATCCGGTCCGGGGCGTGGATCGGTTGCTCAAGCGGGCCAGGGTGCTGGGCGACTTCCGGCCGGAGCGCTACGCCGAGCGTCGAATTCTGGTCCGTGTCAGGGATGGGGCCCTGGTGCCGGTCTCCCTGGTCTGGCGGCGAGGCATGCATCCGGCGTTGGATGCCTGCGGGAGGACTGGTCTTGATGACACGGTCATTCAGGCCCCCGACCATCCTGAACGCCGTCCCTGGCCGGACCAGGATCAGGACAAGCCTTCTCCCATGTTCATCACCGGGTATGGAGCCTACGAGATCAGCCAGGACCCTGGTTTCTCCACAGGCAGGCTCAGCCTGCTTGACAGAGGCGTGCTCTACGCCGTCCCCCATGTGCGTGGCGGCGGGGAGATGGGCCGCGCTTGGTACGAGCAGGGCCGTCGGCTGCACAAGGTCAATACCTTCCTGGACTTCATCGACGTGACCGCCGCACTGCAGGCTCAGGGCTGGGCGGATCCCCGTCATACCGTGGCCAACGGCGGTTCGGCCGGCGGGCTATTGATGGGGGCCGTGGCCAATATGGCTCCCCAGCTCTATGCCGGCATCGAGGCGGATGTGCCCTTCGTGGACGCGCTGACCAGCATCCTGGACCCGAATCTGCCGCTGACCGTGACTGAATGGGACGAGTGGGGAGACCCTCTGCATGACCAGCAGGTCTACCGGTATATGCGCTCCTACTCGCCCTATGAGAACGTTCCTGACGCCGATAGCAGGCTCCGGCTCTTCAACAGCGACCACTTCCCTGCCATCCTGGCGACCACATCCATGAACGACACCCGTGTGCTCTACGTGGAGCCGCTCAAGTGGGTTGCCAGGTTGCAGGAGCCGCAGGTAGGTGCCGATGCTCTGATTAGGATCGAGGCCCAGGCAGGCCACGGGGGCATCAGCGGACGCTACCGGCAGTGGGAGGAACTGGCCTTCGAGAACGCCTGGTGCCTGTCCATCATGGTCCCCGAAAGCCGCTGA
- a CDS encoding 3-isopropylmalate dehydrogenase — MTNSKQKTYNIAVIAGDGIGKEIVPQAQAVLEKVTRGKVDIRYEDFDLGAERYLRDGAILPDEDLDRLKRQDAILLGAIGDPRIKAGILERGLLLKMRFELDQYVNLRPSKLYKGVVSPLANPGNIDFVVVREGTEGLYAGAGGSIRRGTPQEVATEVSINTAYGAERVIRYAFQLAMKRRRRLTLVHKKNVLTNAGDMWQRLVDQVGQEYPDVEREYLHIDASTIFMVTEPSRFDVIVTDNLFGDILTDEAGAVVGGVGYSASGCINASGTYPSMFEPIHGSAPDIAGKGIANPTAAILSAGMLLNHLGFEDEAASIERAVEDDIERSGSAQRSTEQIGRDILARL, encoded by the coding sequence ATGACAAATAGCAAGCAGAAAACATATAACATTGCAGTCATTGCCGGTGACGGCATCGGCAAAGAGATCGTTCCCCAAGCTCAGGCCGTCTTGGAAAAGGTTACCCGGGGCAAGGTTGACATACGCTACGAGGACTTCGACCTGGGCGCTGAGCGATACCTGCGCGATGGAGCCATTCTGCCCGATGAGGATCTGGACCGGCTCAAGCGGCAGGATGCCATCCTCCTGGGGGCCATCGGCGACCCCCGCATCAAGGCCGGCATCCTGGAACGGGGGCTGCTGCTCAAAATGCGTTTCGAACTGGACCAGTATGTCAATCTTCGGCCTTCCAAGCTCTACAAGGGCGTGGTGTCGCCCCTGGCCAATCCGGGCAACATCGACTTCGTGGTCGTGCGGGAGGGCACCGAGGGGCTCTACGCCGGGGCCGGCGGCTCCATTCGCCGGGGCACTCCCCAGGAGGTGGCCACCGAGGTCTCCATCAACACTGCTTACGGGGCGGAACGGGTCATCCGCTACGCCTTTCAGCTGGCCATGAAGCGTCGCCGCCGCCTGACCCTGGTCCACAAGAAGAACGTACTGACCAATGCGGGAGACATGTGGCAGCGGCTGGTCGACCAGGTGGGCCAGGAGTACCCCGATGTGGAGCGAGAATACCTGCACATCGATGCCTCCACCATATTCATGGTGACCGAGCCCAGTCGCTTCGACGTGATCGTGACCGACAACCTCTTCGGCGACATCCTTACGGACGAGGCGGGAGCTGTGGTAGGAGGCGTGGGTTACTCGGCCTCCGGCTGCATCAATGCCTCGGGCACCTACCCATCCATGTTCGAGCCCATCCACGGGTCCGCTCCTGACATCGCCGGCAAGGGGATTGCCAACCCTACGGCGGCCATTCTTTCGGCGGGAATGCTCCTGAATCATCTGGGCTTCGAGGACGAGGCGGCCAGCATTGAGCGGGCCGTGGAGGACGACATCGAGCGCTCCGGCTCCGCCCAGAGGAGCACCGAGCAGATCGGCAGGGATATTCTGGCCCGTCTATGA
- the gcvH gene encoding glycine cleavage system protein GcvH, protein MSDEHSDGTSRLDVPDHLRYSQDHVWIDPSQSPAPMGVTEYAADQLGDLVFLDLPETGTHVDAGDEVIELESSKAVEPVVCPVAGTIAYVNRAASDDPEVINSDPYGEGWIVKIDLEDDEPDLMSAEEYGQLLKSLN, encoded by the coding sequence ATGAGCGATGAACACAGTGATGGAACTTCCCGTCTGGATGTGCCCGACCATCTGCGGTATTCCCAGGATCACGTCTGGATCGACCCCAGCCAGTCCCCGGCGCCCATGGGTGTGACCGAGTATGCGGCGGATCAGCTGGGAGACCTGGTTTTTCTGGACCTGCCCGAGACCGGCACCCACGTCGATGCCGGTGATGAGGTCATCGAGCTGGAGTCCTCCAAGGCTGTTGAGCCGGTGGTCTGCCCGGTGGCGGGCACCATCGCCTACGTCAACAGGGCGGCCTCGGACGATCCGGAGGTCATCAACTCCGACCCCTATGGGGAAGGCTGGATAGTCAAGATCGATCTGGAGGACGATGAGCCCGATCTGATGAGCGCCGAGGAGTACGGTCAGCTGCTGAAGAGCCTGAACTGA
- a CDS encoding App1 family protein → MTRRSGRNEGPLRVRSVSTTFDSAAPGEGIESRPAPVRLLRRLITGAFDLWVGLSINMTGRLGWSPDVQPYVGYGTESYSRLICRTILTDGRRRGDPAIRGIRGLLTVPAPRTRVSLAIDSTAIGRVQVGDSSVYDAVDPARSLSADAVFSDRSGYLDLVAEHGLVPGVHRVSYQVRGRRPIDAPLYIVPGQTPVGVISDVDDTIMISQVPNHWKAAWNLLLSNPHRRSSVPGMAVLYNRIRDLDPRMPFFYLSASPWNVEGSIRGFIRDHGFPAGPLLLRDLDPRPKTFVPSIVQHKMEFIRQLMADFPKMRFVLMGDDGQSDPSTFAQVVRQYPGRVLAIGIRQLSPQETGLGTLVKRTATQPVPVTEVPVFYGTTGANLMRTLLPYLRRRARI, encoded by the coding sequence ATGACCAGGCGATCCGGCCGCAATGAAGGGCCTCTGCGGGTCCGATCGGTCAGCACTACCTTCGATTCGGCCGCGCCCGGTGAGGGCATCGAGAGCAGACCAGCTCCGGTGCGTCTGCTGCGTCGCCTGATTACTGGCGCTTTCGACCTCTGGGTGGGGCTGTCCATCAATATGACCGGCCGCCTGGGCTGGTCGCCCGACGTTCAGCCCTATGTGGGCTACGGCACCGAATCATATTCCCGGCTGATCTGCCGCACCATTCTGACTGACGGCCGCAGACGCGGGGATCCGGCCATTCGGGGCATCCGTGGCCTGCTGACCGTACCTGCGCCCAGGACCAGGGTCAGTCTGGCCATCGACAGCACTGCCATCGGGAGGGTCCAGGTGGGTGACTCCTCGGTCTACGATGCTGTCGATCCCGCCCGCAGCCTGAGCGCGGATGCGGTCTTCTCGGACCGATCGGGCTATCTGGATCTGGTGGCCGAGCATGGTCTGGTCCCAGGCGTGCACCGTGTCTCCTACCAGGTACGGGGCCGCCGGCCCATCGATGCGCCGCTCTACATCGTGCCCGGTCAGACTCCTGTCGGCGTCATATCTGACGTGGACGACACCATCATGATCAGCCAGGTGCCCAATCATTGGAAGGCTGCCTGGAACCTGCTCCTTTCGAATCCGCACCGCCGGTCCTCGGTGCCGGGCATGGCCGTGCTCTACAACCGCATCCGCGATCTGGACCCCCGGATGCCTTTCTTCTACCTGTCGGCCTCGCCCTGGAATGTGGAGGGATCCATACGCGGATTCATCCGCGATCATGGTTTTCCTGCCGGGCCTCTGCTGCTACGGGATCTGGATCCCAGGCCCAAGACCTTCGTGCCCTCCATCGTGCAGCACAAGATGGAGTTCATCCGCCAGCTCATGGCCGACTTTCCCAAGATGCGCTTCGTGCTCATGGGCGACGACGGCCAGAGCGATCCCTCCACCTTCGCTCAGGTGGTACGGCAGTATCCGGGCCGGGTCCTGGCCATCGGCATCCGTCAGTTGAGCCCCCAGGAGACCGGGCTGGGAACCTTGGTCAAGCGCACTGCCACACAGCCGGTGCCCGTGACGGAGGTGCCTGTCTTCTACGGGACCACGGGCGCCAATCTGATGCGGACCCTGCTGCCTTATCTGCGTCGCCGCGCCCGAATATAA
- a CDS encoding L,D-transpeptidase family protein, with protein MERQEEPRISDVNQAETVTMPLATGEGSDPVDLFADEEADRAFGAGAAHRSPSSGHRGRNILALLLLTVLILVGCWFGVRAFFRDRVAPGVTLGGQAMMGRTKDQVRQIVDRQVRDSQVELKGEGTSARAGLKDLGVSVDSDATVTKIMNAKGSAGLSRLNPFHGEAVPLVAERDQLAMDRYLTERFIPRQDRSIPSTIVFDQGAHAFRPQEGRGGKAPELGRVQDAVSSLIDKPGRRLAVGVVYKDVTMPISLDTANQVASQANQRLAKDLVIKGADDDLMTVPAATVATWVKPVTDLDRGTMELGFDRQAIKQYLDQELARQLDRDMVTAVNVKNTKGDVVAETTKGVDGVRVTDVSATADLVVKALEEGDTKPVQASAEITPHKEQTRVARYDVPDGDIWIQVNLSDQTATAYHGTTQVKTFPICSGKPHDGKWSDTGTFFINVRYAVQTMRGEGYVTPNVKWVSYYNGSEGFHTASWNSAGIAKGDPAQYGSHGCINMYEQDAKWIFDNAPIGTMVKVEGQVPSGPAR; from the coding sequence ATGGAGAGGCAAGAAGAGCCTCGTATCTCGGATGTCAACCAGGCCGAAACTGTGACCATGCCGCTGGCGACCGGGGAGGGGTCCGACCCTGTAGACCTGTTCGCCGACGAAGAAGCAGATCGGGCTTTCGGCGCAGGTGCTGCCCACAGGTCTCCTTCGAGTGGCCATCGAGGACGCAACATCCTGGCCCTGCTTCTTCTGACTGTGCTGATTCTGGTGGGGTGCTGGTTCGGCGTCCGTGCCTTTTTCCGCGATCGGGTGGCCCCCGGCGTCACCCTGGGTGGACAGGCCATGATGGGTCGGACCAAGGACCAGGTCAGGCAGATCGTCGATCGGCAGGTTCGTGACTCCCAGGTGGAACTCAAGGGCGAAGGCACCTCAGCCCGGGCAGGGCTGAAGGACCTGGGCGTAAGCGTGGATTCGGATGCCACGGTCACCAAGATTATGAATGCCAAGGGCTCTGCAGGCCTCTCCCGGCTGAATCCCTTCCATGGCGAGGCGGTGCCGCTGGTGGCCGAGCGGGATCAGCTGGCCATGGACAGGTATCTGACCGAACGTTTCATTCCCCGCCAGGATCGCTCCATTCCCTCCACCATCGTCTTTGACCAAGGCGCACACGCCTTCCGGCCCCAAGAGGGTCGCGGGGGTAAGGCGCCTGAGCTGGGCCGCGTGCAGGATGCCGTCTCATCTTTGATAGACAAGCCCGGCAGGCGTCTGGCCGTAGGCGTGGTCTATAAGGATGTGACCATGCCCATCAGTCTGGACACCGCCAATCAGGTGGCCTCCCAGGCCAACCAACGACTGGCCAAGGACCTGGTCATCAAGGGTGCTGATGATGACCTCATGACCGTCCCGGCCGCCACGGTGGCCACCTGGGTCAAGCCGGTCACCGATCTGGACAGGGGGACCATGGAGCTTGGCTTCGATCGGCAGGCCATCAAGCAGTATCTGGACCAGGAACTGGCCCGGCAGCTCGACCGGGATATGGTCACCGCCGTCAACGTCAAGAACACCAAGGGCGATGTGGTCGCCGAGACCACCAAGGGAGTGGACGGTGTCCGGGTTACGGATGTGTCCGCCACGGCGGACTTGGTCGTCAAGGCCCTGGAAGAGGGCGACACGAAACCAGTGCAGGCGAGCGCCGAGATCACGCCTCACAAGGAGCAGACCCGGGTGGCCCGCTACGACGTACCCGACGGCGACATCTGGATTCAGGTCAACCTCAGCGACCAGACCGCTACTGCCTACCACGGCACCACCCAGGTCAAGACCTTCCCCATATGCTCAGGCAAGCCCCATGACGGGAAATGGTCCGACACCGGCACCTTCTTCATCAATGTGCGCTACGCGGTCCAGACCATGCGCGGGGAGGGTTACGTCACCCCCAATGTCAAATGGGTCTCCTACTACAACGGCAGCGAGGGCTTCCACACGGCTAGCTGGAACTCTGCCGGCATTGCCAAGGGCGACCCTGCCCAATACGGATCCCACGGCTGCATCAACATGTATGAGCAGGACGCCAAGTGGATCTTTGACAACGCCCCCATCGGGACCATGGTCAAGGTGGAGGGTCAGGTTCCGTCGGGTCCGGCCCGCTAG
- a CDS encoding TM2 domain-containing protein has translation MTMDDAPQPDNRQSSDTPTGNPGFGPSPFPQVPPEHRGPAGGDAPVGAAQPDQSGSDAVEGQRQAPGYTAGHNAGSGNQNPYQTGRYPSGQNPYGGYPTGQRDSAGYPFAPQNCGQYPGAYQAGPYRPNQYPTAGYPAGQQYPAGQYSGGWYPGGQYLGGQNPQRPYQPGPGYPGQYPAGQYPQGGHPGNQYPGRQYPPQTSMPWPYPGMPQGGYPGVMSNGRGPYPISPTPHSKLAAGLLSIFLGCFGVGNFYLGRTGRGVAQLMLTLIGFLFFFIGPTIAIIWGLIEGILILTSSAGSFWHRDARGWELTD, from the coding sequence ATGACTATGGATGACGCCCCCCAGCCGGACAACCGGCAGTCCAGTGATACGCCGACAGGGAATCCTGGCTTCGGCCCCTCTCCATTCCCGCAGGTACCGCCCGAACACCGGGGGCCTGCCGGTGGGGATGCCCCTGTCGGAGCAGCGCAGCCGGACCAGTCCGGTTCAGACGCAGTCGAGGGGCAGCGACAGGCTCCGGGCTATACCGCCGGCCATAATGCTGGCAGCGGGAATCAGAATCCCTATCAGACCGGTCGGTATCCCTCCGGACAGAACCCCTATGGCGGGTATCCGACGGGGCAGAGAGACAGTGCCGGATACCCGTTTGCCCCTCAGAATTGCGGCCAATATCCTGGGGCCTACCAGGCAGGGCCCTACCGGCCTAATCAGTATCCGACCGCCGGTTATCCAGCTGGTCAGCAATATCCTGCTGGGCAGTATTCCGGTGGCTGGTATCCTGGCGGGCAGTATCTTGGCGGTCAGAATCCACAAAGGCCCTATCAGCCCGGACCGGGCTATCCCGGCCAGTACCCAGCTGGCCAATACCCCCAGGGTGGGCATCCGGGCAATCAGTATCCTGGCAGGCAGTATCCGCCGCAGACCTCCATGCCCTGGCCCTACCCGGGCATGCCCCAAGGCGGTTACCCCGGTGTTATGTCCAACGGCAGGGGCCCCTATCCCATATCGCCCACCCCGCACAGCAAGCTGGCAGCCGGTCTGCTCAGCATCTTCCTGGGCTGCTTCGGCGTGGGCAACTTCTACCTGGGCAGGACCGGCCGGGGCGTGGCCCAGCTCATGCTCACCCTGATCGGCTTCCTCTTCTTCTTCATTGGACCGACCATCGCCATAATCTGGGGACTTATCGAAGGCATCCTGATTCTGACATCCTCGGCCGGCTCCTTCTGGCATCGTGACGCTCGCGGATGGGAGCTGACGGATTGA
- a CDS encoding lipoate--protein ligase family protein gives MGADGLNPARLRGVGKQTSGKLAAVTLTLGRGSDSRPFIASCRIDGDFFTEPAPAASQESEGDHGPVSMLESAICDLPLPLDHGLALERLDRVMAEGDGQRVVGVSPWTLVIALERALPDGLVIRGQGESDQLPSPPDRTSSLQSQPDEAECRHRWSGLKLDLIRDRPRQPAMQMAMDQALNDAVAQGRLPPTLRIWNWSASAVILGRFQSLSREVRVERAHSLGFTVVRRCTGGGTMVIQPDRAITYSLYLPLDFVKGVDLIDSYRICDYWLVRGLRMQGIQAGWQGMNDIASSRGKMGGAAQRRLPAGSRGPGGLLHHTTLSYSADADLMAQVLKVDPEKFHDKAVTSVRSRVDPIDRQTSLSRQSLINALLNTLPSLVADLRISSPAPEVEQRARTLLRQRYGRQEWTAQIA, from the coding sequence ATGGGAGCTGACGGATTGAATCCGGCTCGTCTGCGTGGTGTCGGCAAGCAGACGAGCGGCAAACTGGCGGCCGTAACCCTGACCTTGGGCCGGGGATCCGACTCTCGTCCGTTCATCGCCTCATGCAGGATTGACGGCGACTTCTTCACGGAGCCAGCCCCGGCAGCCTCTCAAGAATCCGAGGGAGATCATGGGCCGGTATCCATGCTGGAATCCGCAATATGCGACCTCCCGTTGCCCTTGGACCATGGTCTGGCTCTGGAAAGGCTGGACAGGGTCATGGCAGAAGGGGATGGCCAACGAGTAGTCGGCGTGTCGCCATGGACCTTGGTGATTGCGTTGGAGCGCGCCCTGCCGGATGGATTAGTCATTCGGGGGCAAGGCGAGTCCGATCAACTGCCGTCACCGCCGGATCGGACCTCCTCCCTGCAGTCGCAGCCGGATGAGGCGGAATGCCGCCATCGTTGGTCTGGCTTGAAGCTGGACCTGATAAGGGACCGTCCACGTCAGCCGGCCATGCAGATGGCCATGGACCAGGCTCTCAATGACGCCGTGGCCCAGGGCCGGTTGCCGCCTACCCTACGCATCTGGAATTGGTCTGCGTCGGCGGTCATCCTGGGGCGCTTCCAGTCCCTGAGCCGGGAGGTTCGCGTCGAGCGGGCGCATAGTTTGGGCTTTACCGTGGTCCGTCGCTGCACAGGCGGTGGCACCATGGTCATTCAGCCTGACCGGGCCATCACCTATTCGCTCTATCTGCCCTTGGACTTCGTCAAAGGGGTCGATCTGATCGACTCCTACCGGATCTGCGACTATTGGCTGGTTCGTGGTCTGCGCATGCAAGGGATCCAGGCCGGCTGGCAGGGTATGAACGACATCGCCTCCTCAAGGGGCAAGATGGGGGGCGCCGCCCAGCGCAGGCTGCCAGCAGGTTCCCGCGGACCGGGCGGGCTGCTCCACCACACCACGCTTTCTTATTCGGCGGATGCCGATCTGATGGCCCAGGTGCTCAAGGTGGACCCGGAAAAATTCCATGACAAGGCCGTGACTTCGGTCAGAAGCCGGGTGGACCCCATCGACAGGCAGACCAGTCTGTCCCGTCAATCCCTGATCAATGCCCTTCTGAACACCCTGCCCTCCCTGGTGGCGGATCTGCGCATATCCAGTCCAGCGCCTGAGGTCGAGCAACGGGCCCGCACTCTGCTCCGGCAGCGCTACGGCCGTCAGGAGTGGACCGCCCAGATCGCGTGA